The following is a genomic window from Haliaeetus albicilla chromosome 13, bHalAlb1.1, whole genome shotgun sequence.
CCGAGTCGGTCGCGCCCAATAAATCGCCTCATTCATGAAAGTGGCACAATGGACTGCAACAGCCAAGAGCCCTTCGCGTCccccggcacggcacggcgcgggGGCTTTGCCGACGGTGGAGATGTGCCGGCTGCGGGAAGGGCCGTTTGCaggcagagatggaaaaaaaaaaccaaacctcctTTTGGGGCTGGAAAACGGGATGGTTCGACAGCATCGGTTGGGAAGCCCTAAAGGAAACGGTGCTACCGCAGCGCCAGGAGGCTTCGGAGCAAAACCCGGCGGCGGGGCAAGCGTCGGCACCGCTGAGGATGCTGGCAGCCCCTTTCCCGATGGATGCGTGCCCAACCCGGGGTGGGGGCTGGAGGAAAGGGGCTGCTCCGAGGGGCGCAGCGCCGGCTGGGGACAGCTCGGGGACAGGGTCcgtgcaggcagcaggagcgCGGGGCTGCGGGAGGATGAGACGGCTGCAATGTGGCCGGCAGCTGCGAGCGCGCCAAGGCTTAATGCAAGCCAGGACACCCCGGGAGCCAGCGCTGGATCCGGGGACGCGCTGCCGGCAGCGGGACGGGGAGCAAAGGGACACGCGGCCCCGTGCAGCCCTGCTGACGCCGTCGCTGCCGGTGCTGCAAAAAACAGCGAATTCAGGGGAGCTCGGAGCCCGGGCTGCGGCAGCAGGGATGAGCAAAGCTGTGTTTGGGGCTCGGCTTTGCAGGTTAAAACTCCAAAAAGGGTTATTTTTGTGGGGATGTTCAGGCCAGAGGCAGGAGTCGGGGGAGTCCGGGCTCTCCCAGGGTAAAGCCGTCCCCGGGAAGGGAGGTGTCGGGGTTTTCCTGGTGAGGGTCTGCGCCAAGGCGTGGATTTCGGCGGTGATTCTCACCGCAAAGACTAAATCCCAGCTCCCGGCTCCCCAAGGATGCTGCCACCAGCTCCGACATCTCCAAACTGCCCACCAATGCCTCTCTCCCCACCGCCGGAGACGAGGACATCGGACCACCGCTCCGGCACATCCCCAGCTGAGCCGGCCGCGCTCCGTCTTTCCTCGCTTCGCCTCCTCGAAGACCCGGAAGCATTCGGCAGACGTGGGTTTAATTACCCCGGCCTGTCATAAATTCACGGCAACAGGAACTTGAGGTGGCTTTGAAACGACAGCGATCGGATGTGCTTTATACCCGGGCTAATCCGAAAGCAGGATATTTGTTTTCCGTCTCTGCTGCGGAGGATAATTTAAACCAGCGCGGGATGTAATGGAAAACAGCATCCCCGGCAAAGCCACCGGGGTCCGGGGCTGCAGCCGGCTCCGCCGTTACTTAACTCTCTGCTCCTCCATTTTAAGCTTTAAGCACTTTAGGAAATTCCTCTAGTGCCGGTGAGgcttattttcagtgctggtttAAGTGGGACCCGTCTGGGCTCCTTTGGGTGGTCCCGGCCGGGATGCGGCTGCTGGACCGCGTCCCACCCGACAACCCCAAAATAAACGCATCCAGCCTTAAACCAGAGCTACCGACCCACCGTCGGCGACGCCTGGGTCGCTGCCGGGCCGGCAAACGCCCAGAAATGccattttctccttgtttttcctcccagctCCGGGCCCGCCGGTGGCGGCAGCGGTGAGGTCCCACTTCAACGACTGTCCCGACTCTCACAGCCAGTTCTGCTTCCACGGCACCTGCCGGTTCCTGGTCCAGGAGGACAAGCCGGCATGTGTGTAAGTgccgggaaaaaaaaaaaaaaaaccctccagcaATTCAAATCCAAGCAGGTCCTTCGTCTCTCCCGGGGGAATCCGCCAAAAAAGTGGGGTCGCCCCTGGTTTTGCCGGGCTCCGAGCGGGTGCCCCGGTCCTGGGGCTGATGCTGATGCCCTTcccgtgtgtgtgtccccccccaccggTGCAGGTGCCATTCGGGGTACGTGGGGACGCGGTGCGAGCACGCCGACCTGCTGGCCGTGGTGGCCGCTAACCAGAAGAAGCAGACGATCACCGCCTTGGTGGTGGTTTCGGTGGTGGCCTCGGTGCTGCTCATCGGCGTGTGCGTGCTTATACAGTAAGTACCGGGGCGGGGGTTTCGGCTCTGCCGATTTGGGGCAGGATGCGAGCCGAGGGGGGGTGTCGAGACCCCCGCAGCCCCTGACCGTCCCCTCCCCGGTCCCTTGCAGCTGCTGTCGGCTGCGGAAGCGGTGCCAGTGGTGCCGGGCACCCGGCGGTGGCCCGGAGAAGCCGGGTGGGCTCCTGAAAGGCGGCACGTCCTGCTGCCACGCCGAGACGGGTAAGGGGGCCGGGGGGCACCGCGGCGGGTCGCCGGCCGCCGGCGTTCCCGGGGTGTAACCGCGCTCCCCGTCCCCTTCCCCGCAGGGGTCTGACGGAGCCGGGGgggtcccgccgccgccgccccccacCCAGGAGACCCGCGCCGGGGACCAGCGCAGCATCTCTTCTCTGGTTTtggtcttttattttatttttggttttcccctttattttttttttctttatttccccccccctaCACACACACGCAGAAGACGGCAAGCAAGCGCCCCGGCAGGAGACGCGCTCGGCAGCACCGTAAGCGTGCCGGCAGCGGCAGAGCGCTGGCAGAGCCGGGCATCGCCCCCGCCGCAGAGCCAAACCCCGGCCGGGCAACGTGGAACTGGGGTTTGtctttgggtttgggtttgtttttcctttttctcagttgtttgttttttttttaaaccagaacCCCCCACCCCTGCAGGATGGggctttatttttctatagAGACAGAAGCTCTGGTGAACCCTCCGCCTCAGCAGTCGCACAGACCATGCTCACTTTGGGGACAGATACGagctttttattaataataaaatgaaccATAATCCTAGGAAACCTCCTCAGGCCGGTGCTCTAACCTCCCGGTGCAGCGTTAATCTTTTCCGTAGTCTTTATCATAACCAATCggaagcttttttgtttgttttgtttggtcttttttttttttttttttaaagtcatggTTATTCTCATGTCTTCTGTATATGTTGCACTGAAAgttaatatttaatgttttaatttattttgtgtggttaaattaattttgatttctaTAATATGTTATTGTGATcagctgttcttttttcccctaatacCTGGATTATAGTTAtttaagtgatataaaggaCACTTTTTCAGAAAACTCGTCTCTTGGGCCTTTTTTgacagtgtgtgtgtggggggaatATTTGCGAAGGAGTTGCTGGGTCCCGGGAGCGGTtgcagggaggggggagcgTCCTCAGGGCACAGAACTGATACACCGGTGAGGGGCTCAGCCACGTCCCCCCATGTTTCCAGCCCAAACTGTGAAGCgagtggggagggaaggatggaTATTGGGGTTGATTCCgttcctgctgtgcagggagcagggttgggggggggggggtccagccTTGCACCATGCTCAGGACCTCATAGCGGGGGGACACCAGCCCCAGTTGAGGCATGTCCCAGTCCCTGGCTCTGCGTGTCGTTGTCCCCCCCgcctcagccagcagcagcaatttGGGGGCAAACACTCCCATTTCACAGCAGGCTTTtagtccctttttttttttaatattttgccatTAACAGCAGCGGCAGCCCttgggggcagttgggggggcTGCAACCCTCCAGGGCAGCAGCTGGTGACACCTCCCTTGGTGCTGGCCCCCCCTGCCTGCAAACAGACATCCCCAaggagcccggggggggggtgcaccCGGGTGCTGTGCCTGGGTGCTGTGCGGAGGTGGGGGGGTCGCGTGTGTGCGCACACCCTTTCCTCTGCACACCCACCACCGGCCCAGCTGGTGAGCAGGTGCCGGAGCGGATACGGCCtcgccggggctggggggggccaggCAGGCAGCGCCGATGTTCCCCCACCCATGGAGTCACAGGCTTCATCCTGCCCTATGAGCCCCCCCCAACATGGTGTCAGCCCCCCGCAACCCAGCCTGGCCTCAGTGTGCCAGGCTGGGAAATGGGCTAAGGCGGGAGCAGGATAGTGCTGGGGTCGGGGGGGGCACCCGGATTAGTCCGGAGCAAACCGCCGCTGCTGCAAAGCCTGGCCGGATCCTGCCCCGCTCGGGTTATGGGGATGGGGGCAGCCATGGGGCTATTTTGGAAGTGGCCActggcccccccagccctgttAGTTATGAGCTGCTGGTTCTTTGCTGCGGGGGTATAAatggagcaggtttttttggggagggggttgaGCCCAAACCCTGCACAGGTCAGGGCCAGGGGGCACGTCCCTGAGcaccccagcagtgcagggaggTGTTTGCAGGGAGACGATGGGTGCCCTGCATGGGACCCGAAGCATTTTGGGTGGGGAGGCCTGGTGGGGGTTGCACTTGGTTGCATCGTGGTGCAAGTGTTGCAGGGCAGCGCGGGCATTGCATCATAGTGTAGGCATCGCATCGTGGTGCAGGCATTGCATCATGGTGTGGGCAGTGCATTCCGGTGCAGGCATTGCATCCCGGTGCGGGCACCGCATCCCGGTGCGGGCATCGCATCGCGGTGCGGGCATTACAGGGCAGCGCAGGCGTCGCACCGCGGCTCGGTgccgtccccccgccgccgtgTGTCCGCgcgtccccccccgccccggtcccgCCCCCCCGCGGGGCGGTGCCGCGCGGGGCCGGGATGGCGGAGGCGGCGCAGACGCGGGTGCAGGCGGCGGTGGAGAGCGCCGTGCGGGGGCTGGAGCGGGAGCGCATCCGCGGCATGCAGGtaccgggggcggcggggggggggcgccgggcagggcagggccgggcGGGCGCCGGGCCCCGCGGAGAAAACGCCGttgccgcccgccgcccccccccccccccgcttccccgcCCCACGCCGTGCGTGACCCACGTGTGTGCCCCGGGCAAGGCCTGCCCCCCCCGGGTATCCCTGCCCTCCCCCGTGCATGCCCCGTACCCGCTCATGCAGCCCCGCAcccccagccctctgctccccccacccccttctcTGTGCGTGGCCCTTGCCCCCCCCTCCAGCACGTGCCCTGTGCCCCCTAAATAtgccttgtgcccccccagcacaTGTCCTGTGCCCCCACACATGCCCTATGCCCCCTAAATATGGCCTGTGGCCCTACATAtgctctgtgccccccccagcacatgCCCTGTGCCCCCTAAATATGACTTCTGCCCCCCCAGTACATGCCCTGTCCCCCCTACACATGCCCTGTCCCCCCTACGCAtgccctgtgccccccagcACATGCCCTGTGCCCCTACACAcaccctgtgcccccccagcatGTGCCCTGTGCCCCTACACGTGCCCTGTGCCCGCTAAATAtgccttgtgcccccccagtaCATGCCCTGTGCCCCTACACAcaccctgtgcccccccagcatGTGCCCTGTGCCCCCTAAATATGActtctgccccccccagcacatgccctgtgcccccccacACATGCCCTGTGCCCCCACACATGCCCTATGCCCCCTAAATATGCCCTGTGCCCCTATACAtgccctgtgccccccagcACATGCCCTGTGCCCCCCCTACACAtgccctgtgtccccccagcacATGCCCTGTGCCCCCTAAATAcaccctgtgcccccagtaCATGCCCTGTGCCCCTAAACatgccctgtgccccccccagagCATGCCCTGTGCCCTCACACATGCCCTATGCCCCCTAAATATGCCCTGTCCCCCCCAGTACATGCCCTGTGCCCCCTAAATATGCCCTATGCCCCCCCCatgccctgtgccccccccatgCCCAGGCAAGCCGCACACAGCTGCAGGCTCAGGGTGCAGCCGGCTCCTCGCAGGGTGCTCCCGCAAAGCGGGTggtggggatttgggggggcaggggggcgggagggggttgtccccacaggctgcaCCCCGCTGACCCCGTGTCCCCTCAGGGCGCCATGTTCCGGTGCAGCGCCCAGTGCTGCGAGGACGACACGGCCTCCATGCAGCAGGTGCAGCGATGCATCGAGCGGTGCCACGCGCCCCTGGCCCAGGCGCAGGCCATCGTCACCGCCGAGCTGGAGCACTTCCAGGTgagacttgggggggggggacgggggacagaCGGACGGACAACCGAGGGGGTTGTACGGGGGAACCCGCTGACCCCACCGTGTCCGtccgtgtgtgtcccccccgtcTTCCTCACCCCACCCGCACAGGATCGCTTGAGCCGCTGCACGCTGCACTGCAACGACAAGGCGAAGGACGCGCTGGAGGCGGGGGGCGCGGAGGCGCGGGTGCGAGGCCAGCTCGACGCCTGCCTGGTCGCCTGCGGGGACGACCACCTGCGCCTCGTCCCCGCCATGGCCAAGAAGATGAAGGACAGTCTGGCCGCCCTCCAGCAGTAGCGGGGCGccgggggggcccccccccaCCTCGACGCGCTTTATTAAAGGCGAGGTGCCACGTTCTAACCGCCCGCGGGTGCTgcggggtttggggggggacgggacatgGAGGTCTTGGGTGCTTGCAGCAGCACCCGTGCTGAGGGGTGAGCCCTGGGCTGGcatgggggtgctgggggggggggcttctgCCTGTGCAATTTGGGTGATGCTCGTGCGGGTGCAGGGTgatgcgtgcgtgtgtgtgtgtgcgcaaagtggggggggacacacacgtcCCCTGCTCGTCTGCTATATATTGGGGGACGCTTGCGcacatgctgggggggggggtgacccGTGTTACGCGCTGCCAG
Proteins encoded in this region:
- the TGFA gene encoding protransforming growth factor alpha isoform X2, which translates into the protein MPGEAAAALAMGVLLAACHALENTTAAWSAPGPPVAAAVRSHFNDCPDSHSQFCFHGTCRFLVQEDKPACVCHSGYVGTRCEHADLLAVVAANQKKQTITALVVVSVVASVLLIGVCVLIHCCRLRKRCQWCRAPGGGPEKPGGLLKGGTSCCHAETGV
- the TGFA gene encoding protransforming growth factor alpha isoform X1; translated protein: MPGEAAAALAMGVLLAACHALENTTAAWSAPGPPVAAAVRSHFNDCPDSHSQFCFHGTCRFLVQEDKPACVCHSGYVGTRCEHADLLAVVAANQKKQTITALVVVSVVASVLLIGVCVLIHCCRLRKRCQWCRAPGGGPEKPGGLLKGGTSCCHAETGKGAGGHRGGSPAAGVPGV
- the FAM136A gene encoding protein FAM136A translates to MAEAAQTRVQAAVESAVRGLERERIRGMQGAMFRCSAQCCEDDTASMQQVQRCIERCHAPLAQAQAIVTAELEHFQDRLSRCTLHCNDKAKDALEAGGAEARVRGQLDACLVACGDDHLRLVPAMAKKMKDSLAALQQ